Genomic DNA from Flavobacterium sp. N502540:
ATAATAGTATGATTTTAATGCGTTGTAATCAATTAAAGCGTAAAATTAGCAGACCATTGTTCCAGGAGACTTTTGTAAGGCTTAATGAAATGCTCTTCTGCATATTTACCCTGTTCAACTGCCAGTCGGCTGCGCTCTTCGCGATCATAAACCACGCGAGTCAGTGAATAATCTTCGTGTTTAATACTAGGTTGATAGATTTTCCCTGCCACTGAATTTGCATTGTAAATTTCAGGGCGATAAATCTTCTGGAAAGCCTCCATCGTGCTGATTGAGCTGATTAGTCCAAGATCAGTATAATCAGCAAGTAGATCTCCGGAATGATAAAAAGCCATCGGTGCAACACTATTCGGAGGCATGAAAAAACGAACCTTTAAGCCCATTTTAGAGAAATATTCATCCGTGATTGAATACTGATCCTGCAGATACTCAAAACCCAAAACCGGATGCTGATACTCAGTGCGGGTATAAGTTTTGTTGCTTGATACACTTAGACAAATGATCGGTGACATTTTAAAGTGCTCTTTATAAGTGGCTGAACTCACAAAACACTTATAAAGTTTTCCGTGCAAATCACCAAAGTTTTCAGGAATACAAAAATTAGATTTATTTTTATTGTGCTCGATCAATAAAATACTGAAATCATAATCACGAACATAAGAAGAAAAATTATTTCCGGCAATACCTTCGATACGCTGGCCAGTCTTGTGGTCAAAAATATTCGTTTTTAAAACTTCAATCAACGGCAGATTGTTAATACTATTCTTATCATCAATACTCATCGTTACTGTGATGATTTCAAGTTCTACACGATAACGATCGGCTTTTGGATTATCCAAATGAGCCAATGCATTGAATCGATTGTTAATCATATTTAAGGCATTACGTAAGTTTTGCTGGCGATTAACTCCTCTAGCCAAGTTTGCAAAATTGGTTGTCACACGCGTTTGACTTGAGGGGTGATAGTTTTCATCTAAACAAGTGCTCTTTAGTGTGAATGCAAAATCATTCTTGATTGTATTCTGGGTGTTTTCAATATCCTGCTTTTCGTTTATTCCCCTATCTTCTTGTATGTTCGCTTTCATCTGATGATAATGTTTAGTTTTTTTACCCTGCAAATTTGAAAATAAAAGATTAAATATTTTTATTTATACTTAAAATCAGAGAATCATTCTTTTTATACACATATTTAAAGATTATTAATCTTTAAATATGTGCAATAATGAAGGGAAACAGATAATTATTCTTTAGTGACCTAAGATGAGTGATTTGGAGTTTCCCAGAGCGCTTCAAAAACTCGAAAAAGAAAACAATATCATATATATTTGCCAAAAATTAAGATAGATATAGCAATGAATTTGATAGAAAATTTAAAATGGCGCTACGCCACAAAAGCTTACAATAACATTAAAGTAACAGAAGAGAAAGTCGATCAGATCTTAGAGGCTATAAATCTTTCAGCATCTTCTTGTGGTCTACAATCTTACCGTGTCTTTGTTATAAGCAACCTGGAAATCCAAAAAAAATTAGGTGCTGATTCGTATAATGCACAGATTCACTCTTGCTCTCATTTGTTGGTTTTTGCTGCATTCACTGACATATCTCCGACTTACATTGACAATTACATAGCAATGACAGAAAAGCAAAGAGGTCTTGATGCTGGTGCCTTATCAGGATTTAGAAATGGATTGCATTCCTATTTTAGCGATATCAACGCAGAGCAAAAAGCACTTTGGGCTGCCAAACAAGCTTATATTGCACTAGGAACAGCACTTATTGCCGCGGCAGAATTGAAAGTGGATGCCACTCCTATCGAAGGATTTAATGCTTCTATTATCGATGAAGTTTTGGGTTTGAAAGAGAAAGGGCTGCATTCCGCAGTTATACTTGCATTAGGATACCGTGATTTGGAAAAAGACTACATGGCAACTATGAAAAAAGTTCGCTTGCCTATAAATGAAATGATAACGAAAGTTTATTAATGTTATAAGATAGGTTATTTATTATGGGAAAAGTATACGTTCAACCTTGTGGACTTGATACCTTCTCTGTTATAAAAAGCAATTGTCTATTTTTAAAACTATTGAAGAGTTTCATAAACTAACTTATTACAAAAATATAGCGTAACCTTTTTTCTCCTATTTGTTTGCAAATCCAAAATAGCTATATATTTGTGTTAATGGTTAGCCAATAACAACACACCTATATTCAATTAATAAAATGATTTCAATTAAAGAGCTAAATAAAGACAAACTTGATGACTTTTTTCAATACTTGAACATTCATCTTTCTGAAAATGGACAGAAAGGAACAGCACTTTTCCAGCCACTTTCTAAACAGCAATCTACACTTTCGAACGAATGGAAGGCAAAGTTTGAGGACGGAATGAATGAAAAGGCTGGATGGAGAAAAATCTGGATAGCAATAAATGAAGAAGAAAAAATTGTAGGACACATTGACATCCGTTCTCAAAATCAGTCAAATGCAGAACATAGAGTTCTACTTGGAATGGGTGTTGACAGTAATTTTAGAAATTTGAAAATTGGTCAAAATTTGTTAGAATTCATTATTGATTATTGTAAAGATAATCGCAAAATTAGCTGGATTGATTTGCAAGTTTTGACAAATAATATTCCAGCAACCAAACTTTACAAAAAAATGAATTTTGAGGAATTGAGCATAACAAAGGATATGTTTAGAATCGATACTATTTCTTATGATTATACTTCTATGACTCTAAATGTTGAAAATTAAACCAAAACTGGAGTTGCCTCTTACTTTGCCACAAAAAAGTAAGACGGTCAATTTCCCGAATTTATCAAACAGTATTGCCTATTTTCGATTCAAATAGAAACACCGCTTTAAAGATAAACATCACAACCGTCTGTCCCAAAAAGCAGCTGTTCTCCACCTGGTTTCCGCCTGGTAAAAAATACTTTTGTGTTTTAGGTAATGACTCCAAATTTGTTCTGTTTGTTCTGTATACCTTTTTTGAAGTGTTTCACCAAACCCGTACTGTAATAGTAAAGTTTGTAATTGCATGGCACTAGCCATTGCATTGTACATACCTTGCGAAGATAGCGGATCGAAACTTAGTGCTGCATCTCCTAAAGCAACCCATCGTTGCCCGGCTACTTGTTTTAATTTAGTTGAATTAGCAGCAACTGAACCTTTAAAGGTAATATCATTTTCATGTTCGTTTAGTAAAGATAAAATAACCGTATTTTTTTTTGCCAGTTCCAAAAATGAGTCAGTAGTTTTAAGTTCGTTTTTAGCCACTAAATCAGCATCGGTATGAAAAGCCACTACCCTTTTGCCATGAGGAACAACAGTACTATACCACCAACCATTTTCTCTAGCTGAAATAGTACTCATGACATTGGTTCGGGTATTAGGTAAAGTAACCCAACAGGCAATCAATTTATCTTCGACTTGTCGCTTAATACCCAGGCTCTGTGCAAAATGCGATTGACGCCCACTAGCATCAATGACAAAAGATGCAGAAATCGTTGAAGTATGTAAAGAGGTATCACTAGCTCTTAATTGCACCTGCCAACGAGAATTTTCATAAGAACTACTTTGCAGTTTAGAACCCCACAAACAATGTACGCCTCTAGTTTCTGCAACACTTCTCAAATAGGCTTCAAAAGCTTGTCGGTCCAAATTTTTAACAAAACCATCAGGATTTCTTAAATCGTCTACTAAATGCACCTGGTCGCTTCCCCAATAGGACTGCATACCTACGCTTTTACGGTACAAAATGTCTACTTGGTTTTCCAAGCCCTCCAATAAATCCAATTGTCTTAAAATGCGTTGCGAAGCGGGAGCTAAAGATTCTCCAATGCGCTCAGTGGGTTTAGGAAGTTTATCAACTAATGTTACCTGATAAGTATCTGTCAAGGAAATGGCGGCAATACAACCTGCAATGCCGCCACCTATAATTAATATATCTGTTTTTTCTGTTGCCAAACCTAATACTATTTTGGAATAAAACGCTGGAAACGAACCAATTGTTCCGGAACACCCACTTCTTTTCGAGGTTGTCTGGAATGAGGAACGGTTCTTGTTCTGGTGAATTTATGTGCTTTAGAAGCTAGTAAATCAACTAGTTTTTGAACTTCACCTGTTAAAACCTCATCCTGAACCAATTCGTCCTGAACCAATTCTAATAGTTGGTCGCGAGTGCTTTCTATTACAACTTGTTCAGTAAACAAACCTTCATTAGACAAATGTTCCAAAGTAATATTTAATAAAGATTCTTCTTTCTTATCCAAACGCTTGTTGTCATTTAAGATTTTTCTTAATCGGGTTTCTGTCTCTTGCAACAACAGTTGGTTTTGTTCGTCATTAGGAATTACACCAATTTGCATTTCTGGCGGAAAATTAGGATCATCAGATACCCCCGGACGCGGCTGTACAATCGCTAACTTGTCAAAATACTTCACCATTGCATTAATCTGATTGGTTTGTGTTGGGGCTTCACCATCTAAAGGCAAATCATCCAACCAAAAATAACGATATGCAAAAGCTTCTCTACGGGTTTCTTCTTCTAAATGAGTATCTAAAGTTTCTTTATAACGTTCTTCACTCAAAATATTATTAGGAACTCTGGCAGGCCAAAATGTTGGCAGATAAGGGTCGTATGCAGTCGTATAACCATCTCTGCAGCTTGCCGTATCTGTCTGCCAGGGAATAGCCATCCATCTTGTCACACCACCTGGTACCTGACCACCTAATAAAGGACCCGCAGGTAAAGTCAAGACATCACTATTCATAGTAGAGCCATAATAATGGTAATCGGTTTTTGGTGTTTTAGGAGCGTGTTTCAATCGGAAAGGAGCCATATACATACCAGAAGTTCGCATAGGCCAAGTCATTTCGCAACCCGGATGAAAAGCATCTGCCAAGCAAAAATCCATGGCAGCTTTGGTTAGCATGTCGGGTTGTTCGGCAATAGGATAATCATCAATTTTTTTAACAGGTGGAATATAAGGACAGCCTGTTTTATCTACAAAATCGGCATCAAAATCACCTTCGACCCATTGATCTAAAAACTGCAATTGCAACTGCGATAAGGTGGAATGTTGACGCACAGAACCTTGTGTAGGAATGGCAACTGCATCACCATATAGCCAAGGCCATAGCTGTGGCGCTTCGGCACCAGATTGATCAAACCTACGGAAATTATTGGAAATAGTACGACGCATTTCTAAGTTGGCAGAAGAAGGATCATTTAGTTTTTTTACCCATGTTATACTGGTATAATTAAATTGTCCACCCCATCCAAAAGCAGCCGCAAATCCTGCATTTACCCATTGTAAATTGGTCATTCTTTCAAAAATAGGCAAGATATCTTTACAGAAAGAAGGTCTTGCAGGTCTTACTAACATTCCTGATTCTACAGCAACACTACGCATTAAATCCCACATAGTACGAACCGATTTTTGCATAGGAGCATAATCAGGTGGCGCACAGATCACCCAGGCAGGATCTACATTGAGAGCTACTCCTTCATATTCTACTGTGGCGGTAACAGGGCCATCTGACATATCATCATACCAACCTTCATTGTTAGCAAAGGTAATGGCTCTGTCGCCATTGATATTTTTCGATTTACCATGACCACCTAACATTACTAAACGTCCTTTTTCGTCGGTGTGCATTTCTCCTAAATAAACCGATTCACCCATGAATTCCCCCATGAATTTTTTTCCTTCAGTGACATTAGGATTTGAGATACTTTCGCCTCCACCATCAATCAACAACTGGCTCCGGTCTTTTACATCAATATTTCTTAATAAAGAAGGCGGAACATTAGGAGCGGATGCATCCGGAATATCTAAGGCAATTTGAAATTGATACCACGATGATTTTTGATTGGCCAAATGCGAATACCAGGTAATCTTAGCATTATCCATCGTTAGCTCCTTAATCGCTTTTCCGGCAGCATTGAAACCATAAATACGAAACTGTGCGGCCTGACGTTTTATCGCTCCGGTTTTATCGCGATAAGCATAAACATCCTCTTTTACTTCTGGTTCGTCTACTAAAGGACCTATAAAATACTCTTCTTCACTAGTTCCTACACGCATTACACCAATAGGGGGATAAATACCTGCTCTAACAATACAATTGCTATCCTCGTCTGTATTGCCTCTAAAATGTGGATTTATGGCATTAGGTTCTTGTAGCTGTTGCCCGTTGGCTTGATGCCTTGCTTCGGCACTAGCTGCATAAACGGTTTTGCGAGCCTCTGCAATTGAGCCTAAAGGTTTATGAACTTCTAAAGTTCTCCAAATATTGAATGAAAGATTGCTTCCAAATTCAGACTGACCAATCGCAGTTACATCTTGTTGGGGTAAATGTAACTTAGCAATACAGATGTACGGACTTTCCTCTGTACTCCAAACTACTTGTGCATCATTAAGAGGCATGGTTGCCTCATTAGTACGCAATTGAATTTCAAATCTGAAAGTAGCAGCTCCATTGCGCAAACGTTTTTCTAAATCCAAACGTAAATAATTATCATCGTCAAAAGGTGCCCCTTTATAAGTGTCGTCCGGAACCAAACGATATTTAACAATTTGATCTTCTCCTAGCTGAAAAGGTAAAATAGCCCAATAACCAGTACTTAACACAC
This window encodes:
- a CDS encoding DUF1852 domain-containing protein, translating into MKANIQEDRGINEKQDIENTQNTIKNDFAFTLKSTCLDENYHPSSQTRVTTNFANLARGVNRQQNLRNALNMINNRFNALAHLDNPKADRYRVELEIITVTMSIDDKNSINNLPLIEVLKTNIFDHKTGQRIEGIAGNNFSSYVRDYDFSILLIEHNKNKSNFCIPENFGDLHGKLYKCFVSSATYKEHFKMSPIICLSVSSNKTYTRTEYQHPVLGFEYLQDQYSITDEYFSKMGLKVRFFMPPNSVAPMAFYHSGDLLADYTDLGLISSISTMEAFQKIYRPEIYNANSVAGKIYQPSIKHEDYSLTRVVYDREERSRLAVEQGKYAEEHFIKPYKSLLEQWSANFTL
- a CDS encoding nitroreductase family protein — its product is MNLIENLKWRYATKAYNNIKVTEEKVDQILEAINLSASSCGLQSYRVFVISNLEIQKKLGADSYNAQIHSCSHLLVFAAFTDISPTYIDNYIAMTEKQRGLDAGALSGFRNGLHSYFSDINAEQKALWAAKQAYIALGTALIAAAELKVDATPIEGFNASIIDEVLGLKEKGLHSAVILALGYRDLEKDYMATMKKVRLPINEMITKVY
- a CDS encoding GNAT family N-acetyltransferase, whose product is MISIKELNKDKLDDFFQYLNIHLSENGQKGTALFQPLSKQQSTLSNEWKAKFEDGMNEKAGWRKIWIAINEEEKIVGHIDIRSQNQSNAEHRVLLGMGVDSNFRNLKIGQNLLEFIIDYCKDNRKISWIDLQVLTNNIPATKLYKKMNFEELSITKDMFRIDTISYDYTSMTLNVEN
- a CDS encoding NAD(P)/FAD-dependent oxidoreductase, which produces MATEKTDILIIGGGIAGCIAAISLTDTYQVTLVDKLPKPTERIGESLAPASQRILRQLDLLEGLENQVDILYRKSVGMQSYWGSDQVHLVDDLRNPDGFVKNLDRQAFEAYLRSVAETRGVHCLWGSKLQSSSYENSRWQVQLRASDTSLHTSTISASFVIDASGRQSHFAQSLGIKRQVEDKLIACWVTLPNTRTNVMSTISARENGWWYSTVVPHGKRVVAFHTDADLVAKNELKTTDSFLELAKKNTVILSLLNEHENDITFKGSVAANSTKLKQVAGQRWVALGDAALSFDPLSSQGMYNAMASAMQLQTLLLQYGFGETLQKRYTEQTEQIWSHYLKHKSIFYQAETRWRTAAFWDRRL
- a CDS encoding LodA/GoxA family CTQ-dependent oxidase, with translation MDNKKRSIEKPTANNVKCWDSSGSTEMVTQRLKEMFVEMGQKTRIENGQHPAQRAVFRKQHGITYGQFVINEDIPEKFKKGIFAGSSFDCAVRFSSDTGPTSPDLNSTIGVGLKLFGVEGPKLFGEGPTADFIFQNIDRFFASDAQQMCAFTTAGAIDKDYDSYINKHPELAGILQAMQKEEASVLSTGYWAILPFQLGEDQIVKYRLVPDDTYKGAPFDDDNYLRLDLEKRLRNGAATFRFEIQLRTNEATMPLNDAQVVWSTEESPYICIAKLHLPQQDVTAIGQSEFGSNLSFNIWRTLEVHKPLGSIAEARKTVYAASAEARHQANGQQLQEPNAINPHFRGNTDEDSNCIVRAGIYPPIGVMRVGTSEEEYFIGPLVDEPEVKEDVYAYRDKTGAIKRQAAQFRIYGFNAAGKAIKELTMDNAKITWYSHLANQKSSWYQFQIALDIPDASAPNVPPSLLRNIDVKDRSQLLIDGGGESISNPNVTEGKKFMGEFMGESVYLGEMHTDEKGRLVMLGGHGKSKNINGDRAITFANNEGWYDDMSDGPVTATVEYEGVALNVDPAWVICAPPDYAPMQKSVRTMWDLMRSVAVESGMLVRPARPSFCKDILPIFERMTNLQWVNAGFAAAFGWGGQFNYTSITWVKKLNDPSSANLEMRRTISNNFRRFDQSGAEAPQLWPWLYGDAVAIPTQGSVRQHSTLSQLQLQFLDQWVEGDFDADFVDKTGCPYIPPVKKIDDYPIAEQPDMLTKAAMDFCLADAFHPGCEMTWPMRTSGMYMAPFRLKHAPKTPKTDYHYYGSTMNSDVLTLPAGPLLGGQVPGGVTRWMAIPWQTDTASCRDGYTTAYDPYLPTFWPARVPNNILSEERYKETLDTHLEEETRREAFAYRYFWLDDLPLDGEAPTQTNQINAMVKYFDKLAIVQPRPGVSDDPNFPPEMQIGVIPNDEQNQLLLQETETRLRKILNDNKRLDKKEESLLNITLEHLSNEGLFTEQVVIESTRDQLLELVQDELVQDEVLTGEVQKLVDLLASKAHKFTRTRTVPHSRQPRKEVGVPEQLVRFQRFIPK